The following proteins are co-located in the Nerophis ophidion isolate RoL-2023_Sa linkage group LG04, RoL_Noph_v1.0, whole genome shotgun sequence genome:
- the LOC133550729 gene encoding uncharacterized protein LOC133550729, with amino-acid sequence MKMLTCLLFLFASFSSVATDDECSPLTTPLSLDQRQQLTGTRNFISGYSDHDVYNAILKITQSSVMTFNESTFNDKDVFVYEEMKMNGTCYGTKLNISVDHNLASAIMGTISSTMHFLPTCEGCQVLSINSTARDLKTFLEAFQVYIPNNTNDEMKVRALYLFASGDSVKDSDLEHFKKQAQCLGFSGEPNFIFDPKEGSCAGSKIVMLN; translated from the exons ATGAAGATGCTAACTTGTCTCCTCTTCCTGTTTGCTAGCTTTAGCAGCGTCGCCACAGACGACGAATGTTCGCCTTTGACCACGCCGCTGTCTCTGGACCAACGCCAGCAG CTGACGGGCACCAGGAACTTCATCTCGGGCTACTCGGACCATGACGTGTACAACGCCATCCTCAAGATCACCCAGAGCAGTGTGATGACCTTCAACGAGTCGACCTTCAACGACAAGGACGTGTTTGTGTACGAGGAGATGAAGAT GAACGGAACTTGTTACGGAACCAAACTGAACATCAGCGTGGATCACAACCTGGCCTCGGCAATAA TGGGCACCATCTCGTCCACCATGCACTTTCTGCCCACCTGTGAAGGTTGCCAGGTGCTCAGCATCAACAGCACCGCCCGAGACCTGAAGACCTTCTTGGAAGCTTTCCAGGTCTACATTCCTAACAACACCAACGACGAGATGAAAGTACGCGCCCTCTACCTCTTTG CGAGCGGGGACAGCGTgaaggactcggacttggaacaCTTCAAGAAACAGGCTCAATGTTTGGGCTTTTCCGGAGAACCCAACTTCATATTTGACCCCAAAGAAG GTTCCTGTGCTGGCAGCAAGATCGTCATGTTGAACTGA